The Skermanella pratensis genome has a window encoding:
- the der gene encoding ribosome biogenesis GTPase Der: MSLTVAIIGRPNVGKSTLFNRLVGKKLALVDDTPGVTRDWRAAPARLAGIDLTVIDTAGLEEAFDDSLEARMRRQTERAIDEADVALLLIDARAGVTPLDQHFATWLRKGKTPVILLANKCEGRAGAPGLYEAFELGLGEPVPISAEHGEGLAELVEALLPYVPPEETQPDAEQDEAGSDPAAREGGKPEPLRPLQLAIVGRPNVGKSTLLNSLVGEERVLTGPEAGMTRDAITVEWTYKDRPIRLVDTAGMRRKSRVDDKLEKLAVADALRVIRLAQVVVLVVDAEAILDHQDLTIARMVLDEGRALVIAVNKWDIVTDRAGTLKQIDDKLQSQLAQVRGIPVVTLSALRRQRLDALLDAVLDIYEIWNRRVGTSDLNRWLAGMTEAHPPPAVEGRRIKIRYMTQVKARPPTFALWVSKPLDLPETYLRYLVNGLRDALNLPGVPIRMLTRKGKNPYAED, from the coding sequence ATGTCCCTAACCGTCGCGATCATCGGCCGGCCCAATGTCGGCAAGTCCACCCTGTTCAACCGGCTCGTCGGCAAGAAGCTGGCGCTGGTGGACGATACCCCCGGCGTCACCCGTGACTGGCGCGCGGCACCGGCCCGGCTGGCCGGCATCGACCTGACCGTGATCGACACCGCCGGGCTGGAAGAAGCCTTCGACGACAGCCTCGAGGCTCGCATGCGCCGCCAGACCGAGCGGGCGATCGATGAGGCGGACGTCGCCCTTCTGCTGATCGATGCCCGTGCCGGCGTCACGCCGCTGGACCAGCACTTCGCGACTTGGCTCCGCAAGGGCAAGACTCCGGTCATCCTGCTGGCCAACAAGTGCGAGGGCCGGGCCGGGGCACCGGGTCTATACGAGGCGTTCGAGCTTGGCTTGGGTGAGCCGGTGCCGATCTCCGCCGAGCATGGCGAGGGGTTGGCGGAACTGGTCGAAGCGCTGCTCCCCTATGTGCCGCCCGAGGAGACGCAGCCGGACGCCGAGCAGGACGAGGCCGGCAGTGATCCGGCAGCGCGCGAGGGCGGCAAGCCGGAACCGCTGCGTCCGCTCCAGCTCGCGATTGTCGGCAGGCCCAACGTGGGCAAGTCGACCCTGCTGAACAGCCTTGTCGGCGAGGAGCGGGTCCTGACCGGTCCCGAGGCCGGCATGACCCGCGACGCCATCACCGTCGAGTGGACCTACAAGGACAGGCCGATCCGGCTGGTCGATACCGCCGGGATGCGCAGGAAGTCGCGGGTGGACGACAAGCTGGAGAAGCTGGCCGTCGCGGACGCCTTGCGGGTGATCCGGCTTGCCCAGGTGGTCGTGCTGGTGGTCGATGCGGAGGCGATCCTGGACCACCAGGACTTGACGATCGCCCGGATGGTGCTGGACGAGGGGCGCGCCCTGGTCATCGCGGTCAACAAGTGGGATATCGTGACCGACCGCGCCGGCACTCTCAAGCAGATCGACGACAAGCTGCAGTCGCAGCTCGCGCAGGTCCGGGGTATCCCCGTGGTCACCCTGTCCGCCTTGCGCCGCCAGCGGCTCGACGCCCTGCTCGACGCCGTGCTGGACATCTACGAGATCTGGAACAGGCGCGTCGGCACGTCGGACCTGAACCGATGGCTGGCCGGCATGACCGAGGCGCATCCGCCGCCGGCGGTCGAGGGGCGGCGGATCAAGATCCGCTACATGACGCAGGTGAAGGCCCGCCCACCCACCTTCGCGCTGTGGGTCAGCAAGCCGCTGGACCTTCCGGAGACCTATCTCCGCTATCTGGTGAACGGACTGCGGGACGCGCTCAACCTGCCCGGGGTGCCGATCCGCATGCTGACACGCAAGGGCAAGAATCCTTATGCCGAAGACTGA
- a CDS encoding thioredoxin family protein, with the protein MDFSLPGTDGGRYGLADIRGPNGTLVMFICNHCPYVKAVIDRIVRDCRDLEPHGVRAVAIMSNDTERYPDDGFDNMKRFAERHALPFPYLIDESQQVAKAYDAVCTPDFFGFNAELELQYRGRLDASKVQPVPNAPRELFDAMVRIAGTGQGPAEQIPSMGCSIKWR; encoded by the coding sequence GTGGATTTCAGCCTGCCAGGCACCGACGGCGGGCGCTATGGGCTGGCCGACATACGGGGGCCGAACGGAACCCTCGTCATGTTCATCTGCAATCACTGCCCCTATGTGAAGGCGGTCATCGACCGCATCGTCCGGGACTGCCGCGACCTGGAGCCCCATGGGGTCCGGGCCGTCGCCATCATGTCGAACGACACGGAGCGCTATCCCGACGACGGCTTCGACAACATGAAGCGATTCGCGGAGCGGCACGCCCTGCCGTTTCCCTACCTGATCGACGAGAGCCAGCAGGTCGCGAAAGCCTATGACGCGGTCTGCACGCCCGATTTCTTCGGCTTCAACGCCGAGCTGGAACTGCAGTACCGCGGCAGGCTGGACGCTTCCAAGGTCCAGCCGGTGCCCAATGCCCCGCGCGAACTGTTCGACGCCATGGTCCGCATCGCCGGGACGGGTCAGGGGCCGGCGGAGCAGATTCCCAGCATGGGCTGCTCGATCAAATGGAGATAG
- a CDS encoding LuxR C-terminal-related transcriptional regulator, whose protein sequence is MQRIEAFLIDSNKLFREGLKRLLDDSPFQIVAEAGNLREGVAIAESGLRPQLVLLDLVNGGDDEAEAMRRLRSLLPDTRMVVLTTDLCTRRLANALEAGADGYLMKDLSADALAQSLRLVMMGEKVFPTHLAALLISGRVNGNGLEMPISRKGLSQREVQILRCLLNGDSNKMIANHLNITEATVKVHLKSLLRKINASNRTQAAIWALNNGIGGELTGGAAASIA, encoded by the coding sequence ATGCAACGTATCGAAGCTTTTCTGATCGACTCCAACAAACTTTTCCGGGAGGGGCTGAAGCGCCTTCTGGACGACTCTCCCTTCCAGATCGTCGCCGAGGCGGGGAATCTTCGCGAAGGCGTCGCGATTGCCGAGTCGGGTCTCCGGCCTCAACTCGTGTTGCTCGATCTGGTCAACGGCGGTGACGACGAGGCCGAGGCCATGCGCCGGCTGCGTTCCCTGCTGCCGGATACCCGGATGGTGGTCCTGACGACCGACCTGTGCACCCGTCGTCTGGCCAATGCCCTCGAGGCCGGCGCCGACGGTTACCTTATGAAGGACCTGTCGGCCGACGCGCTGGCGCAGTCGCTCCGCTTGGTGATGATGGGTGAAAAGGTGTTCCCGACGCATCTCGCGGCATTGCTGATCAGCGGCCGGGTGAATGGCAACGGGCTGGAAATGCCGATTTCCCGCAAGGGCCTGTCGCAGCGTGAAGTCCAGATCCTGCGGTGCCTGCTCAACGGCGACAGCAACAAGATGATCGCGAACCACCTGAACATCACCGAGGCGACGGTGAAGGTTCATCTGAAGAGCCTGTTGCGCAAGATCAACGCGTCGAACCGTACCCAGGCCGCGATCTGGGCCTTGAACAACGGCATCGGCGGAGAGCTGACCGGCGGCGCGGCGGCGTCCATCGCCTGA
- the purF gene encoding amidophosphoribosyltransferase, with protein MLTTHPFDDDKLREECGVFGVYNHGEAAAVAALGLHALQHRGQEAAGIVTFDGEHYHIQHAMGQVGDNFSSQSVIAKLRGHAGIGHVRYATSGDTILRNVQPLFADFEFGGFALAHNGNLTNALMLRRQLVRRGCLFQSTTDTEVIVHLMATARSGSVIDRMVEALRQVEGAYSLIALAKDMVIGVRDPLGVRPLVLGRVGDSHVLCSETCALDIIGADFVRDVEPGEMIVLDSSGVHSLRPFLPQHRRFCIFEYIYFARPDSVMEGNSVYEARKRIGMELARESAVDADVVIPVPDSGVPAAIGYAAESGIPFELGIIRNHYVGRTFIEPTDQIRNLGVKLKHNANRHMIEGKRVVLVDDSIVRGTTSIKIIEMVRRAGAREVHMRISSPPTSHACFYGVDTPKKEKLLAHKYSIAEMAKYIGADSLAFISIDGLYKAVNEPGRNNARPQYCDACFTGDYPIPLLDRDTPGETSEITYRAEARG; from the coding sequence ATGTTGACGACCCATCCGTTCGATGACGACAAGCTGCGCGAAGAGTGCGGGGTGTTCGGCGTTTACAACCACGGTGAGGCGGCTGCCGTCGCGGCGCTCGGTCTTCACGCGCTTCAGCACCGTGGGCAGGAGGCGGCAGGCATCGTCACCTTCGATGGCGAACACTACCATATCCAGCATGCCATGGGGCAGGTCGGGGACAATTTCAGCTCGCAGTCGGTCATCGCCAAGCTGCGCGGCCATGCCGGAATCGGGCATGTCCGCTACGCCACGAGCGGCGACACGATCCTGCGCAACGTCCAGCCACTGTTCGCCGATTTCGAGTTCGGCGGCTTCGCCCTGGCGCACAACGGCAACCTGACCAATGCGCTGATGCTTCGACGGCAGCTGGTCCGGCGCGGTTGCCTGTTCCAGTCCACCACCGACACGGAAGTGATCGTCCACCTGATGGCGACCGCCCGCAGCGGGTCGGTGATCGACCGCATGGTCGAGGCGCTCCGCCAGGTGGAAGGCGCATACTCGCTGATCGCGCTGGCCAAGGACATGGTGATCGGCGTCCGCGACCCCCTGGGCGTGCGGCCCCTGGTATTGGGGCGGGTCGGCGACAGCCATGTGCTGTGCAGCGAGACCTGCGCCCTCGACATCATCGGCGCCGACTTCGTCCGCGACGTGGAGCCGGGCGAGATGATCGTCCTGGACAGTTCCGGCGTCCACAGCCTGCGCCCGTTCCTGCCGCAGCACCGCCGATTCTGCATCTTCGAATACATCTACTTCGCCCGGCCCGACAGCGTGATGGAGGGCAATTCGGTCTACGAGGCGCGCAAGCGCATCGGCATGGAGCTGGCGCGGGAGAGCGCCGTCGATGCCGACGTGGTCATCCCGGTGCCGGACAGCGGCGTGCCGGCGGCGATCGGCTATGCGGCGGAAAGCGGCATCCCCTTCGAGCTGGGCATCATCCGCAACCACTATGTGGGCCGCACCTTCATCGAGCCGACCGACCAGATCCGCAACCTGGGCGTCAAGCTGAAGCACAATGCCAACCGCCACATGATCGAGGGCAAGCGGGTCGTCCTGGTGGACGACAGCATCGTCCGCGGCACGACCTCGATCAAGATCATCGAGATGGTGCGCCGGGCCGGCGCCCGCGAGGTCCATATGCGGATCTCCAGCCCGCCGACCAGCCACGCCTGCTTCTACGGCGTCGATACGCCCAAGAAGGAGAAGCTGCTGGCCCACAAGTATTCGATCGCCGAGATGGCCAAGTATATCGGCGCCGACAGCTTGGCCTTCATCTCGATCGACGGCCTGTACAAAGCGGTCAACGAGCCGGGCCGCAACAACGCCCGGCCGCAGTATTGCGACGCCTGCTTCACCGGGGATTATCCGATCCCGCTGCTCGACCGGGACACTCCGGGCGAAACGTCGGAGATCACCTACCGCGCCGAAGCGCGCGGCTGA
- a CDS encoding arsinothricin resistance N-acetyltransferase ArsN1 family A produces MLIRPATLADAGSITEIYNQGIADRIGTFETEPRTVEQIRAWLDATGPLGPYPIVVAEDDGKVVAFASTSSYRSRGCYGGIAEFSVYVARGERGRGAGRAALTGLIEAARQAGYWKLVSRIFTENGASRRACAAVGFREVGTYLKHGKLDGVWRDVVVVERLIEENLT; encoded by the coding sequence ATGCTGATCCGCCCCGCCACCCTGGCCGATGCCGGTTCGATCACCGAGATCTATAACCAGGGCATCGCCGACCGGATCGGAACCTTCGAGACCGAGCCCCGGACGGTCGAGCAGATCCGGGCCTGGCTCGACGCGACCGGCCCTCTCGGTCCCTACCCGATCGTCGTGGCGGAGGACGACGGGAAGGTCGTCGCCTTCGCCTCCACCTCATCCTACCGGTCCCGGGGCTGCTACGGGGGTATCGCCGAGTTCTCGGTCTATGTCGCCCGCGGTGAGCGCGGACGGGGTGCCGGACGCGCAGCGCTGACCGGGTTGATCGAGGCGGCCCGCCAAGCCGGATACTGGAAACTGGTTTCCCGCATCTTCACCGAGAACGGCGCCAGCCGCCGCGCCTGCGCCGCCGTGGGCTTCCGCGAGGTGGGGACATACCTGAAGCACGGCAAGCTGGACGGGGTATGGCGCGATGTCGTGGTCGTCGAACGGCTGATCGAGGAAAACCTGACTTGA
- a CDS encoding SDR family NAD(P)-dependent oxidoreductase: MSEPRLSNRVALITGASRGIGAAVAERFAAEGAHVILAARTVGGLEEVDDRVRAKGGTATLVPVDLMDFDKIDQLGQSIFERFGRLDILVGNAAMLGDLSPISHYAPKTWERVFGLNVTANYRLIRSLDRLLRGSDAGRAMFVTSGVARSAVAYFGAYAASKAALEMMVKMYALEVALSPLKVNLLDPGVVRTKMRAHGFPGEDPMIHPAPEEITGRFVELAEPACRLHGEVVSV; the protein is encoded by the coding sequence ATGTCCGAACCCCGACTGTCGAACCGCGTCGCCCTGATCACCGGCGCTTCCCGAGGCATCGGCGCCGCCGTGGCGGAACGCTTCGCCGCCGAGGGGGCGCACGTCATCCTCGCTGCCCGCACCGTCGGCGGGCTGGAGGAGGTCGACGACCGGGTCCGCGCCAAGGGCGGCACCGCGACGCTGGTGCCGGTCGACCTGATGGATTTCGACAAGATCGACCAGCTTGGCCAATCGATCTTCGAGCGGTTCGGGCGGCTCGACATCCTGGTCGGCAATGCGGCGATGCTGGGCGACCTCAGCCCGATCTCGCACTACGCGCCCAAGACCTGGGAACGTGTCTTCGGGCTCAACGTCACCGCCAACTACCGGCTGATCCGGAGCCTCGACAGGCTCCTGCGCGGGTCGGATGCCGGCCGCGCGATGTTCGTGACCTCGGGCGTGGCCCGAAGCGCGGTGGCCTATTTCGGCGCCTACGCCGCGAGCAAGGCCGCGCTGGAGATGATGGTCAAGATGTATGCCCTGGAGGTGGCGCTCTCGCCGCTGAAGGTGAACCTGCTCGACCCCGGCGTGGTGCGGACCAAGATGCGGGCCCACGGCTTCCCCGGCGAAGACCCGATGATCCATCCCGCCCCGGAGGAGATCACGGGCCGCTTCGTCGAATTGGCCGAGCCCGCCTGTCGGCTTCACGGCGAGGTCGTTTCCGTCTGA
- a CDS encoding PQQ-binding-like beta-propeller repeat protein: MSVVGRPVCRSVTSSLSARLLAACMVTLSLAGCGSGSWFGDSEPPPLPGERISVLRLERQLEPDPRLADLRVELPAPVANAAWPQAGGNPDHAMGHPALAAQPRQAWTADIGAGSSSDTRLLAQPVVAGGRVYTLNTDYELTAFDTATGRQVWQVGVERENESGGALGGGAAFAENRLFVTTGYGELLSVDPVSGAIGWRTRVPGPVRSAPSIANGRVFVITVDNQLIAYSASDGATLWTHTGILETAGLLGAASPAVDGTIVAAPYSSGELFALRAENGRVAWSDNLAAVRRVGALSNLADIRGMPVIDRGLVVAVSHSGRMVGIDERTGGRAWEQEIGGVDTPWVAGDFIFVLTNDNEVIALTRQSGRIRWVAPLARYEDPQDRSGPIIWTGPVLAGGRLWLANSVGDLVALSPEDGREQQRFELPDGAFISPVVADGTLYVLTNDGTLVAYR, encoded by the coding sequence ATGTCCGTTGTTGGCCGGCCCGTTTGCCGGTCCGTCACCAGCTCGCTGAGCGCCAGGCTGCTGGCGGCGTGCATGGTGACCCTGTCCCTGGCCGGCTGCGGCTCAGGAAGCTGGTTCGGCGACAGCGAGCCGCCGCCGCTTCCCGGCGAGCGGATTTCCGTGCTTCGGCTGGAACGGCAGCTGGAGCCGGATCCGCGCCTGGCCGATCTCCGGGTCGAGTTGCCGGCGCCGGTGGCGAACGCGGCTTGGCCCCAGGCCGGCGGCAATCCCGACCATGCCATGGGCCATCCGGCCCTGGCGGCACAGCCCCGTCAGGCCTGGACCGCGGACATCGGCGCCGGTTCGTCCAGCGACACGCGCCTGCTCGCCCAGCCTGTGGTGGCCGGCGGGCGGGTCTATACCCTCAACACCGATTACGAACTGACCGCCTTCGATACGGCCACCGGACGCCAGGTCTGGCAGGTCGGCGTCGAGCGCGAGAACGAATCCGGCGGCGCGCTGGGCGGCGGGGCCGCCTTCGCCGAAAACAGGCTGTTCGTGACCACCGGGTATGGCGAGTTGCTGTCGGTCGATCCCGTCTCCGGCGCGATCGGCTGGCGGACCCGGGTTCCCGGTCCGGTGCGGTCCGCGCCGTCCATCGCGAACGGCCGGGTGTTCGTCATCACGGTGGACAACCAGCTGATCGCCTATTCGGCCAGCGACGGCGCCACCCTGTGGACCCACACCGGCATCCTGGAGACCGCGGGGCTGCTGGGCGCCGCAAGCCCGGCGGTGGATGGAACGATCGTTGCCGCCCCCTATTCCTCCGGCGAGCTGTTCGCCCTGCGGGCGGAGAACGGACGGGTCGCCTGGTCGGACAACCTGGCCGCCGTGCGGCGGGTCGGAGCCTTGTCCAATCTCGCCGACATCCGCGGCATGCCCGTGATCGACCGTGGGCTGGTGGTGGCCGTCAGCCACAGCGGCCGTATGGTCGGGATCGATGAGCGGACAGGCGGACGCGCCTGGGAGCAGGAGATCGGCGGGGTCGATACCCCGTGGGTCGCGGGCGACTTCATCTTCGTGCTCACCAACGACAATGAGGTGATAGCGCTCACCCGCCAGTCCGGCCGGATTCGCTGGGTCGCCCCGCTGGCACGCTACGAGGATCCCCAGGACCGCAGCGGCCCGATCATCTGGACCGGTCCGGTGCTGGCCGGGGGCCGCCTGTGGCTGGCCAATTCCGTCGGCGACCTGGTGGCGCTGTCTCCCGAGGACGGGCGGGAGCAGCAGCGCTTCGAACTCCCGGACGGCGCGTTCATTTCGCCGGTGGTGGCCGACGGCACGCTCTACGTCCTGACCAACGACGGTACCCTGGTCGCCTATCGCTGA
- a CDS encoding LuxR C-terminal-related transcriptional regulator gives MKILIGDDHLLFREGLRRLLEQLSADATFTDASTFDEVLELVQNGGDTFDLILIDLQMPGWPGFSGLEQVCNEASDTPVVVVSASENQADVRSSLDAGAAGFIPKSSSVKIMLSALNLVFSGGIYLPPSAIHADVAAKATPIKLDTEHGDRGSNHHQLTQRQWEVLNCLREGKSNKQIAYELGLSEGTVKIHVTAIFKSLGVKNRTQAVIVASELQR, from the coding sequence ATGAAAATTTTGATTGGCGACGACCATTTGTTGTTCAGGGAAGGACTGCGTCGTCTGCTGGAACAACTGAGCGCTGATGCGACCTTCACTGACGCCAGTACCTTCGATGAAGTACTGGAGCTTGTTCAGAACGGCGGCGACACATTCGATCTGATCCTGATCGATCTCCAAATGCCGGGATGGCCGGGGTTCTCCGGACTGGAACAGGTCTGCAACGAGGCATCGGACACGCCGGTCGTCGTGGTGTCGGCGTCGGAGAACCAGGCGGATGTCCGCAGTTCGCTGGATGCCGGGGCCGCCGGCTTCATTCCGAAATCTTCCAGCGTCAAGATCATGCTGAGTGCCTTGAACCTCGTGTTCTCCGGCGGCATCTACCTGCCCCCCTCGGCGATCCATGCCGACGTCGCGGCCAAGGCGACGCCCATCAAGCTGGATACGGAGCACGGCGACCGGGGCTCCAATCATCACCAGCTGACCCAACGCCAGTGGGAGGTGTTGAACTGCCTGCGCGAAGGCAAGTCCAACAAGCAGATCGCCTATGAACTGGGGCTGTCCGAAGGGACGGTGAAGATCCACGTCACCGCCATCTTCAAGTCGCTCGGCGTCAAGAACCGGACCCAGGCGGTGATCGTCGCGTCGGAACTCCAGCGTTGA
- a CDS encoding tetratricopeptide repeat protein: MTDIFREVDEELRRDRLEKLWKRYGVLIVAAVLVAVVGTAGFMAWRNWQQSQAEIQTQQLADALRLAGAPDGQGGTAGGNPEAAADALSAFAGQTGAGPGTLARFYEAGLRAREGNGEAAVSIYDQLAQSSEVAQVYRDLATVLSVMHQVQSGDPGQLRARLQPLTAEVSPWRHSARELTALLAIRAGDRDAAAKLFAQLQGDASAPSGVRNRATELAALYAVEPQ, from the coding sequence ATGACCGATATCTTCCGCGAAGTTGACGAAGAGCTTCGCCGCGATCGATTGGAAAAGCTCTGGAAGCGGTATGGCGTGCTGATCGTGGCCGCCGTGCTCGTCGCCGTCGTCGGTACCGCGGGCTTCATGGCGTGGCGCAACTGGCAGCAGTCGCAGGCCGAGATCCAGACCCAGCAACTGGCCGACGCGCTCCGCCTGGCCGGTGCGCCGGACGGGCAGGGCGGCACCGCGGGCGGCAATCCCGAGGCTGCGGCCGATGCGCTCTCCGCCTTCGCGGGGCAGACGGGTGCCGGACCGGGTACGCTGGCCCGCTTCTACGAGGCGGGGCTGCGCGCCCGCGAGGGCAATGGCGAGGCCGCGGTCTCGATCTATGACCAGCTCGCGCAGTCCTCCGAGGTGGCGCAGGTCTACCGCGATCTCGCGACGGTGCTGTCGGTCATGCATCAGGTCCAGTCCGGGGACCCGGGTCAGCTTCGCGCCCGGCTCCAGCCGCTGACCGCGGAGGTCAGTCCGTGGCGCCATTCTGCTCGCGAGTTGACCGCCCTGCTGGCGATTCGCGCCGGCGACCGCGATGCGGCCGCCAAGCTTTTCGCCCAGCTCCAGGGCGATGCCTCCGCCCCCTCCGGTGTCCGCAACCGCGCCACCGAACTCGCCGCCCTCTACGCTGTCGAGCCGCAATGA
- a CDS encoding CvpA family protein: MDSTSINPTDIAVIVILLLSALLAFARGLVREVLSVGAWVGAAFATLYLFPHVLPLVQQVVAKDLIAKGVAGLAVFVTSLILLSILSHQISKGVRGSALSAVDRSLGFVFGIARGAVIVCLAYISVTWVFPPTEQPRWLRDARTMPVIQTGAEMLRNLVPGRTGPAVESASGAAAAKAAADMASRAIQEEALKRLSTPRPTPAAATNAGAQVPDSGYKDRDRTELDRLIETNR, translated from the coding sequence ATGGACTCGACATCAATCAACCCGACCGATATCGCCGTCATCGTCATCCTGCTGCTGTCGGCCCTGCTGGCCTTCGCGCGCGGACTGGTCCGCGAGGTGCTGTCGGTCGGCGCCTGGGTCGGCGCCGCCTTCGCGACCCTGTACCTGTTCCCCCATGTCCTGCCGCTGGTCCAGCAGGTCGTCGCCAAGGACCTGATCGCCAAGGGCGTGGCCGGCCTGGCGGTGTTCGTCACGTCCCTGATCCTGCTGTCGATCCTCAGCCACCAGATCTCGAAGGGCGTGCGCGGATCGGCGCTGAGCGCCGTGGACCGCTCCCTCGGTTTCGTTTTCGGCATCGCCCGGGGTGCGGTGATCGTCTGCCTTGCCTATATCTCGGTGACATGGGTCTTCCCGCCCACGGAGCAGCCGCGTTGGCTTCGGGACGCGAGGACCATGCCGGTGATCCAGACCGGGGCCGAGATGCTGCGCAACCTGGTGCCGGGCCGCACCGGGCCGGCGGTCGAGTCAGCGTCCGGCGCCGCCGCGGCCAAGGCAGCCGCTGACATGGCCAGCCGCGCGATCCAGGAGGAAGCCCTGAAGCGCCTTTCCACTCCGCGGCCGACGCCGGCAGCCGCGACGAACGCGGGTGCGCAGGTGCCCGACTCGGGGTATAAAGACCGTGACCGAACCGAACTCGACCGCCTGATCGAGACCAACCGCTGA
- a CDS encoding LuxR C-terminal-related transcriptional regulator encodes MTPMHVCLVVDDDTIAEPLVSALEGAGRHRISVFHDISDLQQSNLTPDAILIGVQQFAALRENEPMVYLRLSRRSRIVVVLSSRELLDAAHILAFADAWVFQDINVDRINELIDLGLEGHCLMPKQFLSRLGVDEIRLTLLPRLSAVEFQTLLLLGQGLNNRTIADQLDLSEAVIKSMVRSVLSKLHFRNRTEAGVFAARQQPSLEQARNADPMPPLAVRSSEG; translated from the coding sequence GTGACGCCCATGCATGTCTGCCTCGTCGTTGACGACGACACCATCGCCGAGCCTCTCGTGTCGGCGCTTGAAGGCGCCGGCCGACATCGGATCTCGGTGTTCCACGACATCTCGGACCTGCAGCAGAGCAATCTGACGCCCGATGCGATCCTGATCGGCGTTCAGCAGTTCGCGGCGTTGCGAGAGAATGAGCCGATGGTGTACCTGCGGCTCTCGCGCCGCAGCCGCATCGTCGTCGTCCTGAGCAGCCGCGAACTCCTGGACGCGGCGCACATCCTGGCCTTCGCCGATGCCTGGGTGTTCCAGGACATCAACGTCGACCGGATCAACGAGTTGATCGATCTCGGACTTGAGGGGCATTGCCTGATGCCCAAGCAGTTCCTGTCGCGGCTCGGCGTGGACGAGATCAGGCTGACATTGCTGCCGCGGCTGTCGGCGGTGGAGTTCCAGACGCTGCTGCTGCTTGGACAGGGGCTGAACAACAGGACGATCGCCGACCAGCTGGATCTGTCGGAAGCCGTCATCAAGTCGATGGTGCGGAGCGTCCTGTCCAAGCTTCACTTCCGCAACCGGACCGAAGCCGGCGTTTTCGCCGCCCGGCAGCAGCCTTCCCTCGAGCAGGCCCGGAACGCCGATCCCATGCCCCCTCTCGCGGTCCGAAGCTCCGAGGGCTGA